One region of Camelina sativa cultivar DH55 chromosome 6, Cs, whole genome shotgun sequence genomic DNA includes:
- the LOC104790471 gene encoding UPF0496 protein At3g28270-like — protein sequence MALYEDLMSKCAEHLSAYKSACEEHTHLKSYDASLQQKTMKTIESIPVRAKPQSKSIRTIRMESSKHHTQITEGVAKFITEGDHDVWENKALKDLVEAYFESTKETLKIFNTIENCVEDAEMGQLLIRQAVADFEKESAEKDAGGKKKKYEKTLKDLKKFKAMGDPFDGQVLTIQFKLIKEQQESLMKEVCAAKQKILDEISNLEQEILIANVVFGATVAITAVISIVLIATGVGAVAGFGALSSSLLAAGWAGVYTILEKKKADLKKELDGLNELVDIEESVEKGIKTNEEATETVSTLVSGLEDRIHTMLALADNAIENEEDEEDTKLVLKVIKGEIDKLTEKIKEVGESVQEHSKLIAEARLHVLQKINRS from the exons ATGGCATTATACGAAGATTTGATGTCGAAATGCGCAGAACACCTGAGTGCTTACAAATCCGCTTGTGAAGAACACACACACCTCAAATCCTATGATGCATCGCTTCAGCAGAAAACCATGAAAACGATAGAATCAATCCCCGTTAGGGCCAAGCCTCAATCCAAGTCTATTCGCACTATAAGA ATGGAATCCTCAAAACACCATACGCAAA TTACCGAAGGTGTGGCAAAGTTCATTACTGAAGGCGACCATGATGTGTGGGAGAACAAAGCTCTAAAGGATTTGGTCGAGGCTTATTTCGAAAGCACCAAGGAGACTTTAAAGATTTTCAATACTATAGAGAATTGCGTCGAGGACGCAGAAATGGGCCAACTTCTCATTCGACAGGCCGTGGCAGATTTTGAGAAAGAGTCGGCAGAGAAGGATGCTGgtgggaaaaagaagaagtatgaGAAAACCTTGAAGGATCTGAAGAAGTTTAAAGCCATGGGAGATCCCTTTGATGGCCAAGTGCTCACGATTCAGTTCAAGTTGATCAAAGAGCAGCAAGAATCCCTTATGAAGGAAGTATGTGCGGCTAAACAAAAGATTCTTGACGAAATTTCTAACCTGGAGCAAGAGATTTTAATTGCGAATGTTGTATTCGGTGCTACTGTTGCCATTACTGCCGTCATATCGATAGTTTTAATTGCAACAGGCGTTGGTGCGGTTGCGGGCTTCGGGGCTCTGTCTTCATCACTGCTTGCGGCGGGATGGGCTGGCGTCTACACTATCTTAGAGAAAAAGAAGGCTGATCTGAAGAAAGAGTTGGACGGTCTGAATGAACTGGTTGATATTGAAGAATCGGTGGAGAAGGGTATAAAAACCAACGAAGAAGCGACAGAGACCGTATCAACTCTAGTCAGCGGGCTAGAAGACCGTATCCACACTATGTTGGCACTTGCAGATAATGCTattgagaatgaagaagatgaggaggacACGAAACTTGTCCTAAAAGTAATCAAGGGGGAAATAGATAAGTTAACAGAGAAAATCAAGGAAGTTGGTGAAAGTGTGCAAGAACATAGCAAACTCATCGCAGAGGCGAGACTTCATGTTCTCCAAAAGATCAACCGTTCTTGA